The Methylacidimicrobium sp. B4 genome contains a region encoding:
- the ilvB gene encoding biosynthetic-type acetolactate synthase large subunit: MDLIMSRKDLEKTSPHSNLSPHPAALAGASYKNGADAVVAALEKVGVDTVFAYPGGASMVLHQSLTRSRKIRTILPRHEQGGAFMAEGYARASGRVGVCMATSGPGATNLVTGIADAYMDSVPLVAITGQVKREMIGRGAFQETDVFGLTLPIVKHSYLVISADDIPSIVQEAVLLARTGRPGPVLLDIPKDVQQASVQPRAREGTFGGRKPVPRASDEELEAILVALERAERPLLYVGGGILSGEAWEVLRRFAERTGVPVATTLMGIGCFPETHELSLRWLGMHGTVYANYAADACDLLLAMGVRFDDRVTGNVEEFAKRATIIHLDVDSSELNKNKRADLPILGDVRDALERLNTMLEAERHPQKDRKPWHAQIAQWKARYPFSYRAVPGAILPQQVVEELFRLTKGEAIITTGVGQHQMWAAQFYQFIQPRSFLSSSGLGTMGFGFPAALGAKVAFPDRQVIDIDGDGSFLMNIQELATAVTEGIPAKAVILNNQHLGMVVQWEDRFFAGNRAHTFLGDPRNVERHYPSYHRICEGFGVPAEEVRRPEELRPALERLLAAETPYVVDVHVPYTEHVLPMIPAGMTVHDIILGSLPDEKDPTSAQC; the protein is encoded by the coding sequence ATGGACCTAATCATGAGCCGCAAGGACTTGGAGAAGACCTCCCCTCACAGCAACCTCTCTCCCCATCCGGCAGCGCTTGCTGGAGCAAGCTACAAGAACGGCGCCGACGCCGTCGTCGCCGCGTTAGAAAAAGTGGGGGTCGATACCGTATTTGCCTATCCAGGCGGGGCGAGCATGGTGCTCCATCAGTCGCTGACCCGTTCCCGAAAGATTCGCACGATTTTGCCCCGCCATGAGCAAGGCGGGGCCTTCATGGCCGAGGGTTACGCTCGCGCCAGCGGGAGAGTGGGGGTCTGCATGGCGACCAGTGGCCCGGGCGCCACCAACCTCGTGACCGGAATTGCGGATGCGTACATGGACTCCGTGCCGCTCGTTGCGATTACGGGTCAGGTGAAGCGGGAGATGATCGGAAGGGGTGCCTTCCAGGAGACCGATGTCTTCGGGCTCACGCTTCCGATCGTCAAGCATAGCTACCTGGTCATCTCCGCGGATGATATTCCGTCGATCGTCCAGGAGGCGGTTCTGCTCGCGCGGACCGGGAGGCCCGGCCCGGTTCTTCTCGACATCCCGAAAGATGTGCAGCAAGCCTCCGTTCAGCCGAGGGCGCGCGAAGGAACCTTCGGCGGACGCAAGCCGGTGCCACGGGCTTCCGACGAGGAGCTGGAGGCGATCTTGGTTGCCCTGGAAAGAGCCGAGCGCCCGTTGCTCTACGTCGGGGGCGGCATTCTCTCCGGCGAGGCTTGGGAAGTGCTCCGGCGCTTCGCGGAACGGACCGGTGTGCCAGTGGCAACGACCCTCATGGGAATCGGCTGCTTTCCCGAAACGCACGAATTGTCGCTCCGTTGGTTGGGCATGCACGGAACGGTCTATGCGAACTACGCTGCCGACGCCTGCGACCTTCTCTTGGCCATGGGCGTCCGATTCGATGACCGGGTGACCGGCAACGTGGAGGAGTTCGCCAAGCGCGCGACCATCATCCACCTGGACGTCGACAGCTCCGAGCTCAATAAGAACAAGAGAGCCGATCTACCGATTCTCGGCGATGTCCGGGATGCTCTGGAGCGTCTCAACACGATGCTCGAGGCCGAGCGGCACCCGCAAAAGGATCGTAAGCCCTGGCATGCGCAAATCGCCCAGTGGAAGGCGCGCTATCCCTTCTCTTACCGGGCCGTGCCCGGCGCCATCCTGCCGCAGCAGGTCGTCGAGGAGCTCTTCCGCCTGACGAAGGGCGAGGCGATCATCACCACGGGTGTGGGGCAACACCAGATGTGGGCAGCTCAATTCTACCAATTTATCCAGCCGCGCAGCTTTCTTTCCTCTTCAGGCCTGGGCACGATGGGTTTCGGATTCCCCGCGGCCTTAGGGGCAAAGGTGGCCTTTCCGGACCGACAGGTAATCGATATCGACGGCGACGGAAGCTTCTTGATGAACATCCAAGAGCTGGCCACGGCCGTTACCGAGGGCATCCCGGCAAAGGCGGTCATCCTGAACAACCAGCATCTGGGCATGGTGGTCCAATGGGAGGATCGTTTCTTCGCCGGGAATCGCGCCCACACCTTTCTCGGCGATCCCCGGAACGTGGAGCGGCATTATCCGAGCTACCATCGGATCTGCGAAGGCTTTGGCGTTCCCGCAGAAGAAGTTCGCCGGCCCGAAGAGCTTCGCCCCGCCCTTGAGCGCCTCCTGGCGGCCGAAACCCCCTACGTCGTCGACGTTCACGTGCCCTACACCGAACATGTCTTGCCGATGATCCCGGCGGGCATGACCGTGCATGACATCATCCTGGGAAGCCTGCCCGACGAGAAGGATCCGACATCCGCCCAGTGCTGA
- a CDS encoding dihydropteroate synthase: MLSLRDLGALASRHAPLLDRPSHEFELRGRTFGGRDAAACPQLMGVINLSPDSWYRESVVLTPEAAIRRGQLLADTGAVLLDVGTESSLDYAARVAPEDQIRKLMPVIEGLVARQLLVSIETYHPLVAQAALRAGAAVINFTGREGLDELLPLVAKEDAGLILNFVEGAHVRDPRAVRLSHDAVGDLMPYFAERCRLAERAGVRRLWIDPGLGFYYPNLQDGAVRIERQMEIFLGSFRLHELGWPVCHALPHAFECFEEEVRCAEPFFAVLAILGQTDLLRTHEVARVLGVVRAMRLFSTGRMSDPSRRAGFPG; this comes from the coding sequence GTGCTCTCGTTGCGTGATTTGGGCGCTCTGGCCAGCCGCCACGCTCCGCTGCTCGATCGGCCATCCCACGAGTTCGAGCTCCGGGGTCGGACCTTCGGAGGCCGAGACGCAGCCGCTTGCCCCCAGCTCATGGGGGTGATCAATCTCTCTCCCGACTCCTGGTATCGCGAGAGCGTCGTGCTCACGCCCGAAGCCGCGATTCGGCGCGGGCAGCTCTTGGCCGATACGGGGGCCGTCCTTCTCGACGTCGGGACCGAGTCTTCCCTGGATTACGCCGCTCGAGTTGCGCCCGAAGATCAGATTCGCAAATTGATGCCAGTCATCGAAGGCCTGGTCGCCCGGCAGCTCCTGGTTTCGATCGAAACCTACCACCCTCTGGTGGCGCAAGCCGCCCTTCGCGCGGGGGCGGCGGTCATCAACTTCACCGGAAGAGAAGGTCTGGATGAGCTCCTTCCGCTCGTGGCAAAGGAAGACGCGGGGTTGATCCTCAACTTTGTGGAAGGCGCCCATGTGCGCGACCCTCGTGCCGTCCGCTTATCGCACGATGCAGTCGGCGACTTGATGCCGTATTTCGCAGAGCGTTGCCGCCTCGCCGAAAGGGCCGGGGTACGCAGGCTCTGGATCGATCCGGGCCTCGGGTTTTACTATCCGAACCTTCAAGACGGGGCGGTGCGGATCGAGCGGCAGATGGAGATTTTCCTGGGAAGCTTCCGCCTGCACGAGCTGGGATGGCCGGTCTGCCATGCCCTGCCACACGCCTTCGAATGTTTCGAGGAGGAGGTCCGTTGCGCGGAACCGTTTTTCGCAGTTCTCGCCATTCTGGGACAGACCGATCTGCTCCGCACTCATGAAGTTGCCCGAGTGCTGGGGGTCGTTCGCGCGATGAGGCTTTTCAGCACTGGGCGGATGTCGGATCCTTCTCGTCGGGCAGGCTTCCCAGGATGA
- the hisB gene encoding imidazoleglycerol-phosphate dehydratase HisB encodes MGVAPHRTARIERSTKETEISLSLDLDGCGRGEIGTGIPFFDHMLALFARHGLLDLQVRARGDREVDFHHTVEDVGICLGQAVEAALGDKIGIRRYGFALVPMDEALAQAAIDVSGRPFLALRTPDLPPLALLHAGAFPAQLLEEFLRAVTVHGMLTLHLEIRAARDPHHLLEASFKAVARALAMSVEKDGRIVDVPSTKGVL; translated from the coding sequence ATGGGTGTGGCACCCCATCGAACAGCAAGGATTGAGCGATCGACGAAGGAGACGGAAATTTCCCTCTCGCTCGATCTGGATGGTTGCGGAAGAGGCGAGATCGGGACGGGCATTCCCTTCTTCGACCACATGCTTGCGCTTTTTGCCCGCCACGGGCTCCTCGATCTCCAGGTGCGCGCCCGTGGCGATCGAGAGGTAGACTTCCATCACACGGTAGAGGATGTCGGCATCTGCCTTGGCCAGGCTGTGGAAGCGGCGCTCGGCGACAAAATTGGCATTCGCCGCTATGGATTCGCCTTGGTGCCGATGGACGAGGCATTGGCGCAGGCGGCGATCGACGTGAGCGGCAGGCCGTTCTTGGCCCTGAGAACACCCGATCTCCCCCCCCTCGCCCTTCTCCACGCGGGCGCATTTCCCGCGCAGCTGCTCGAGGAATTTCTCCGCGCAGTGACCGTGCACGGCATGCTGACGCTCCATCTGGAGATCCGGGCCGCCCGGGATCCGCATCACCTGCTGGAAGCGTCATTCAAGGCCGTGGCGCGTGCGCTTGCCATGAGCGTGGAAAAAGACGGACGGATCGTCGACGTCCCAAGCACCAAGGGGGTCTTGTAG
- the rplM gene encoding 50S ribosomal protein L13, with translation MKTFSAKPAEVRRSWYVIDAAGQPVGRVAMRAAVLLRGKHKAEYTSHIDTGDHVVVINAARAVFTGKKDVTKTYMRYSGFIGGHHSDTVREVREKKPAFLIEHAVKGMIPHNRLGRRVFQKLHVYPGPEHPHAAQQPLAAPNS, from the coding sequence GTGAAAACGTTCAGTGCGAAACCCGCCGAAGTTCGGCGTTCTTGGTATGTCATCGATGCGGCGGGCCAGCCGGTTGGCCGGGTCGCCATGCGAGCGGCGGTCTTGCTCCGCGGCAAGCACAAGGCGGAATATACCTCCCATATCGACACCGGCGATCATGTGGTGGTGATCAATGCTGCGAGGGCGGTTTTTACCGGGAAGAAGGATGTGACGAAAACCTATATGCGGTATTCAGGCTTCATTGGCGGGCATCATTCCGATACGGTTCGGGAAGTCCGGGAGAAGAAGCCCGCGTTCTTGATCGAGCACGCCGTCAAAGGGATGATCCCTCACAATCGTCTCGGGAGAAGAGTCTTCCAGAAGCTCCACGTCTACCCGGGACCGGAACACCCGCATGCCGCCCAGCAGCCTCTGGCTGCGCCCAATTCGTAA